One genomic region from Haloarcula sp. DT43 encodes:
- a CDS encoding translation initiation factor IF-2 subunit beta — translation MEYDDMLDRAMEETPDIEGTSERFEVPDPDVRQEGNATVYENFQSTCSRLGREDDHVMKFLQNDLGTSGHIDESGRARLTGEFDAGRIGAAIDEYVDEFVLCSECGLPDTQLEREQGALLLRCEACGARSATSE, via the coding sequence ATGGAGTACGACGACATGCTCGACCGGGCGATGGAAGAGACACCCGACATCGAGGGCACGAGCGAACGCTTCGAGGTGCCGGACCCGGACGTACGACAGGAGGGGAACGCCACCGTCTACGAGAACTTCCAGTCGACGTGTTCCCGGCTCGGGCGCGAGGACGACCACGTGATGAAGTTCCTCCAGAACGACCTCGGGACGAGCGGCCACATCGACGAGAGCGGGCGGGCGCGGCTGACCGGCGAGTTCGACGCCGGCCGCATCGGGGCCGCTATCGACGAGTACGTCGACGAGTTCGTGCTCTGCTCGGAGTGTGGCCTGCCGGACACCCAACTGGAACGGGAGCAGGGGGCGCTGTTGCTCCGCTGTGAGGCGTGTGGCGCACGCTCGGCGACGAGCGAGTAG
- a CDS encoding DUF7556 family protein: MSYEVERPTRRSGTASDVMCAVDDVDGQQRFVIADIAHDDTWVSMVADDTCTLAAWR; encoded by the coding sequence GTGTCTTACGAGGTTGAACGTCCCACCCGTCGGTCGGGAACTGCGTCTGATGTGATGTGTGCTGTCGACGACGTCGACGGCCAGCAGCGGTTTGTCATCGCCGATATTGCCCACGACGACACCTGGGTCTCGATGGTAGCGGACGACACCTGTACACTCGCCGCCTGGCGCTGA
- a CDS encoding transcription initiation factor IIB: MSESTTRTTTRERDERITEQSTESEAVEACPECSGNVVTDTEHGETVCEDCGLVIEEDEIDRGPEWRAFNSAEKDRKSRVGAPTTNMMHDKGLSTNIGWQNKDAYGRSLSSEQRQKMQRLRTWNERFRTRDSKERNLKQALGEIDRMASALGLPQNVRETASVIYRRALGDDLLPGRSIEGVATSALYAAARMAGNPRSLDEMARVSRVEKMELTRTYRYIVRELSLEVQPADPEHYLPRFISDLGLSEETQRQARDLVEGARQSGLLSGKSPVGIAAAAVYAAALLTNEKVTQSQVSDVADISEVTIRNRYKELLEAEDLPA; the protein is encoded by the coding sequence ATGAGCGAATCAACAACCCGGACGACCACCCGAGAACGAGACGAGCGAATAACCGAACAGTCGACGGAATCGGAGGCCGTCGAGGCCTGCCCCGAGTGCAGCGGTAACGTCGTCACAGACACCGAACACGGCGAGACGGTCTGTGAGGACTGTGGCCTGGTCATCGAGGAAGACGAGATAGACCGCGGGCCGGAGTGGCGCGCGTTCAACTCCGCCGAGAAGGACCGCAAGTCCCGCGTCGGCGCGCCGACGACGAACATGATGCACGACAAGGGCCTCTCGACGAACATCGGCTGGCAGAACAAGGACGCCTACGGGCGCTCCCTCTCCAGCGAGCAGCGCCAGAAGATGCAGCGGCTCCGGACCTGGAACGAGCGGTTCCGGACCCGCGACTCCAAGGAGCGCAACCTCAAGCAGGCCCTGGGCGAAATCGACCGCATGGCCTCCGCGCTGGGGCTCCCGCAGAACGTCCGTGAGACGGCCAGCGTCATCTACCGGCGCGCCCTGGGCGACGACCTGCTCCCGGGCCGCTCTATCGAGGGCGTCGCCACGTCGGCGCTGTACGCGGCCGCCCGCATGGCCGGCAATCCCCGGTCCCTCGACGAGATGGCCCGCGTCTCCCGCGTCGAGAAGATGGAACTCACGCGGACCTACCGCTACATCGTCCGCGAACTCAGCCTCGAAGTCCAGCCGGCCGACCCGGAGCACTACCTCCCGCGGTTCATCTCGGACCTCGGCCTCTCGGAGGAGACACAGCGACAGGCCCGCGACCTCGTCGAGGGGGCCCGCCAGTCGGGGCTGCTCTCCGGCAAGTCGCCGGTCGGCATCGCCGCCGCGGCCGTCTACGCCGCCGCGTTGCTGACAAACGAGAAAGTCACCCAGAGCCAGGTCAGCGACGTGGCCGACATCTCGGAAGTGACCATCCGAAACCGCTACAAGGAACTGCTCGAGGCCGAGGACCTTCCGGCCTGA
- a CDS encoding DUF7836 family putative zinc-binding protein has product MEEAYVRLLCPECKKDWESTPTALPRHDTTFHCPNCHASHRLAVFTRTENDLRTLKGLQ; this is encoded by the coding sequence ATGGAGGAAGCGTACGTGCGGTTGCTCTGTCCCGAGTGTAAGAAGGACTGGGAGTCGACACCGACGGCCCTGCCGCGACACGACACGACGTTTCACTGTCCCAACTGTCACGCGAGCCACCGGCTCGCCGTCTTCACGCGCACGGAAAACGACTTGCGGACGCTGAAAGGGCTGCAGTAG
- a CDS encoding NAD(P)/FAD-dependent oxidoreductase, with product MTEPVEHRRLIVAGTGAAGLTAAIYAARSNNDPLVLEGDEPGGQLTLTSEVENFPGFPEGLSGPDLINNMKEQAERFGAELEHGIVADIDDSERPFRVELSNGDIYTCDAFIAASGASARTLGVPGEDDLMGYGVSTCATCDGAFFRGEDMLVVGGGDAAMEEAHFLTKFADTVYIAHRREEFRAEDYWIDRVQKKVDEGDIEIMRNTELLEMHGSPEDGVTHVTLARNDEGYPSEKLDDDGTETFDFDVGAVFIAIGHTPNTDYLEDTGVELDDTGYIQTHGGTGGDQTATDVDGIFGAGDVVDYHYQQAVTAAGMGCKAAIDADEYLESQAEAAAEAESEAAAEADD from the coding sequence ATGACAGAACCGGTCGAACACCGACGACTCATCGTCGCTGGCACGGGCGCGGCGGGACTGACAGCGGCCATCTACGCCGCCAGAAGCAACAACGACCCGCTCGTCCTAGAGGGCGACGAACCGGGCGGACAGCTCACGCTGACCAGCGAAGTCGAGAACTTCCCCGGCTTCCCGGAGGGACTCTCCGGCCCGGACCTCATCAACAACATGAAAGAGCAGGCCGAGCGGTTCGGTGCGGAGCTCGAACACGGCATCGTCGCCGACATCGACGACAGCGAGCGCCCGTTCCGCGTGGAACTGTCCAACGGCGACATCTACACCTGCGACGCCTTCATCGCCGCCTCGGGGGCCAGCGCCCGCACGCTGGGCGTCCCCGGCGAGGACGACCTGATGGGCTACGGCGTCTCGACGTGTGCCACCTGCGACGGCGCGTTCTTCCGCGGCGAGGACATGCTCGTCGTCGGCGGCGGCGACGCGGCCATGGAGGAAGCCCACTTCCTCACGAAGTTCGCCGACACCGTCTACATCGCACACCGCCGCGAAGAGTTCCGCGCCGAGGACTACTGGATCGACCGCGTCCAGAAGAAGGTCGACGAGGGCGACATCGAAATCATGCGCAACACCGAACTGCTGGAGATGCACGGCTCCCCCGAGGACGGGGTCACCCACGTCACCCTCGCACGGAACGACGAGGGCTATCCCAGCGAGAAGCTCGACGACGACGGGACCGAAACCTTCGACTTCGACGTGGGAGCCGTCTTCATCGCCATCGGCCACACGCCTAACACGGACTACCTCGAAGACACCGGGGTCGAACTGGACGACACCGGCTACATCCAGACCCACGGCGGCACCGGCGGCGACCAGACCGCGACCGACGTGGACGGCATCTTCGGTGCCGGCGACGTGGTCGACTACCACTACCAGCAGGCCGTCACCGCCGCCGGGATGGGCTGTAAGGCCGCCATCGACGCCGACGAGTACCTCGAATCCCAGGCAGAAGCCGCCGCCGAGGCGGAGTCCGAAGCCGCCGCGGAAGCCGACGACTAG
- a CDS encoding RAD55 family ATPase — protein MYDLTSVLEFDALREVRPGSSILISGPAMSGKERLAYDMLADGMGNGDGAVVVTTGDGAGSVVEEFRSLVPDLDDSQLGVIDCRGEGGTDEDAIGNAHVHHVSSPGDLTGIGIGITKALEGLHNAGNERGRLALVSLSTMLTYTDKKTVFKFCHVLSSRLDSAGYIGVFTIDSGAHDDQTLQVIKQAFDGMIDVRDAEGGGREARVLGLAGEPTDWQKI, from the coding sequence ATGTATGATCTCACCTCAGTACTAGAGTTCGATGCGCTCAGGGAGGTCCGGCCAGGGTCCAGCATCCTGATTTCCGGCCCAGCAATGAGCGGGAAGGAACGGCTCGCATACGATATGCTTGCCGACGGCATGGGCAACGGGGACGGTGCGGTGGTCGTGACGACCGGCGACGGCGCGGGCAGCGTCGTCGAGGAGTTCCGCTCGCTCGTCCCCGACCTCGACGACTCCCAGCTCGGCGTCATCGACTGCCGAGGGGAGGGCGGCACCGACGAGGACGCAATCGGCAACGCCCACGTCCACCACGTCTCCTCGCCCGGGGACCTCACCGGCATCGGTATCGGCATCACGAAGGCCCTGGAAGGGCTGCACAACGCCGGCAACGAGCGGGGCCGGCTGGCGCTCGTCTCGCTGTCGACGATGCTGACATACACGGACAAGAAGACCGTGTTCAAGTTCTGTCACGTGCTGTCCTCGCGGCTGGACTCCGCGGGGTACATCGGCGTGTTCACCATCGACTCCGGGGCCCACGACGACCAGACCCTGCAGGTCATCAAGCAGGCCTTCGACGGGATGATAGACGTGCGCGACGCGGAGGGCGGCGGCCGCGAGGCCCGCGTGCTCGGCCTCGCTGGCGAACCGACCGACTGGCAGAAAATCTGA
- the thyX gene encoding FAD-dependent thymidylate synthase, producing MDVKLLEATDDPEALICKAARNDYSDTSVGSQSFEATMAEVDGDTLEEKKETLIGHLLDHGHFGPFEHAQVTFAVEGVSRSCMAQITRHRHVSFDVQSMRYVSFDDVDPEAVREGELVVTPPSATDPDWVGRNQKKASVSDEEFEERTEIFKDTIEQAVESYQDLLELGMPPEDARFVLPIGTKVNIVMSMNARMLMHVADMRAAADAQWEIREMTEEMLDLAADWCPLTFEYYEREMKGRKNRLAP from the coding sequence ATGGACGTAAAGCTTCTTGAGGCGACGGACGACCCCGAAGCGCTCATCTGCAAGGCGGCGCGCAACGACTACAGCGACACCTCCGTCGGCAGCCAGTCGTTCGAGGCGACGATGGCCGAGGTCGACGGGGATACCCTCGAAGAGAAGAAGGAGACGCTCATCGGGCACCTGCTGGACCACGGTCACTTCGGCCCCTTCGAGCACGCGCAGGTGACCTTCGCCGTCGAGGGCGTCTCCCGCTCCTGTATGGCCCAGATAACGCGGCACCGACACGTCTCCTTCGACGTGCAGTCGATGCGGTACGTCTCCTTCGACGACGTCGACCCCGAGGCCGTCCGCGAGGGCGAACTGGTCGTGACGCCGCCGTCCGCGACGGACCCGGACTGGGTCGGGCGAAACCAGAAGAAAGCGAGCGTCTCCGACGAGGAGTTCGAGGAGCGGACCGAGATATTCAAAGACACAATCGAGCAGGCGGTCGAGTCCTATCAGGACCTGCTCGAGTTGGGCATGCCGCCGGAGGACGCCCGGTTCGTCCTGCCCATCGGCACGAAGGTCAACATCGTGATGTCGATGAACGCCCGGATGCTCATGCACGTGGCGGACATGCGGGCCGCGGCGGACGCCCAGTGGGAGATACGGGAGATGACCGAGGAGATGCTCGACTTGGCGGCCGACTGGTGTCCCCTGACCTTCGAGTACTACGAGCGGGAGATGAAAGGCCGCAAGAACCGGCTCGCGCCCTGA
- a CDS encoding DUF357 domain-containing protein, which produces MAADLEEKTDRYEGLLAEALDAASVAPPDGTPMHDAALECAEMAASYLEDGRHFRDDDDLVNALASFSYGHAWLDAGARIGLFDVPTDGHLFTV; this is translated from the coding sequence ATGGCCGCCGACCTCGAAGAGAAGACGGACCGCTACGAGGGACTGCTCGCGGAGGCACTCGACGCGGCGTCAGTCGCGCCGCCGGACGGGACGCCCATGCACGACGCCGCCCTGGAGTGTGCGGAGATGGCAGCGTCGTACCTGGAGGACGGTCGTCACTTCAGGGACGACGACGACCTCGTCAACGCCCTGGCGTCGTTCTCGTACGGGCACGCGTGGCTGGACGCGGGCGCGCGAATCGGCCTCTTCGACGTGCCGACCGACGGCCACCTGTTCACTGTCTGA
- a CDS encoding 2,5-diamino-6-(ribosylamino)-4(3H)-pyrimidinone 5'-phosphate reductase: protein MHVVVNAAMSVDGKLSSRRREQIAISGPEDFDRVDQLRADSDAVMVGVGTVLADDPSLTVDDADRRAARVERGDPENPARVVADSRIRTPPDATVLDGRAQTYLLVSEAAPPDFIEEMEDAGAYVIAAGQDRVDLRTTLAKLEGDGIDQLMVEGGGELIFGLLEEALVDELFVYVGPKVIGGRDAPTLADGDGFIEDFPEPELAGVDRVDDGVVLHWQF, encoded by the coding sequence ATGCACGTCGTCGTCAACGCCGCGATGAGTGTCGACGGGAAGCTCTCCTCCCGCCGCCGCGAACAGATAGCCATCTCCGGGCCGGAGGACTTCGACCGCGTCGACCAGCTCCGGGCCGACAGCGACGCGGTGATGGTCGGCGTCGGCACGGTCCTGGCCGACGACCCCTCCCTGACCGTCGACGACGCCGACCGCCGCGCGGCCCGGGTCGAGCGCGGCGACCCGGAGAACCCCGCCCGCGTCGTCGCCGACTCCCGCATCCGGACGCCGCCGGACGCCACGGTCCTGGACGGCCGCGCACAGACCTACCTCCTCGTCAGCGAAGCCGCGCCGCCGGACTTCATCGAGGAGATGGAAGACGCCGGGGCGTACGTCATCGCCGCCGGCCAGGACAGGGTCGACCTCCGGACCACCCTCGCCAAACTGGAGGGCGACGGCATCGACCAGCTCATGGTCGAGGGCGGCGGCGAACTCATCTTCGGCCTGCTAGAGGAGGCGCTGGTCGACGAACTCTTCGTCTACGTCGGCCCGAAGGTCATCGGCGGCCGGGACGCGCCGACGCTGGCCGACGGCGACGGCTTCATCGAGGACTTCCCGGAGCCGGAACTGGCCGGCGTCGACCGGGTCGACGACGGCGTGGTGTTGCACTGGCAGTTCTGA
- a CDS encoding DUF7545 family protein — MAPDTVTLTIDDGEETDELTVPSELVDILRESPEETDPQVVGDIAMFGMTQRIHSAVHHAQGEPDEQIVALEEQTSELFEERFGQSFAELTGHDH; from the coding sequence ATGGCACCCGACACTGTCACGCTGACCATCGACGACGGCGAGGAGACCGACGAACTCACAGTCCCGAGCGAACTCGTGGACATCCTCCGCGAGTCGCCCGAGGAGACGGACCCCCAGGTCGTCGGCGACATCGCGATGTTCGGCATGACCCAGCGGATTCACAGCGCCGTCCACCACGCACAGGGCGAGCCGGACGAGCAAATCGTCGCGCTCGAAGAGCAGACGAGCGAGCTGTTCGAGGAGCGGTTCGGCCAGTCCTTCGCCGAGCTGACCGGCCACGACCACTGA
- a CDS encoding response regulator transcription factor: MSDSDLPVVLIVEDEPDVAETYKLWLQQEYEVRMAQNGDEGLEQLDADVDVVLLDRMMPGLSGDEVLERIRERDLGCRVAMVTAVEPDFDILEMGFDAYLSKPIRSEQLHETVDNLLDRSEYDSLLQEYYALVEKQATLEATKSSAELAESDQYDELSQKIAGMRDDLSETLGGIEDDSDFIATLRGLSDDEDN, encoded by the coding sequence ATGTCAGATTCGGACCTACCTGTAGTGCTTATAGTCGAAGACGAACCAGACGTTGCCGAGACGTACAAACTGTGGCTGCAACAGGAATACGAGGTCCGTATGGCACAGAACGGCGACGAGGGCCTGGAGCAACTGGACGCCGATGTCGACGTCGTCCTGCTCGACCGGATGATGCCCGGCCTCTCCGGGGACGAGGTACTGGAGCGCATCCGGGAGCGGGACCTCGGTTGTCGGGTGGCGATGGTAACCGCCGTCGAGCCCGATTTCGACATTCTGGAGATGGGATTCGACGCGTACCTCTCGAAGCCGATTCGGAGCGAACAGCTCCACGAGACCGTCGACAACCTGCTCGACCGCTCCGAGTACGACTCCCTGTTACAGGAGTACTACGCGCTCGTCGAGAAGCAGGCGACACTCGAAGCGACGAAGTCAAGCGCGGAACTGGCCGAAAGCGACCAGTACGACGAACTGAGCCAGAAAATCGCGGGGATGCGAGACGACCTCTCGGAGACGCTCGGCGGTATCGAAGACGACTCCGATTTCATCGCAACGCTTCGCGGACTGAGCGACGATGAAGACAACTGA